The following proteins come from a genomic window of Deltaproteobacteria bacterium:
- a CDS encoding fatty acid desaturase — protein MALEILRDPRLDQVEWRDLCDLSRLEVAYEVVIYVPWLVASCAFAWLGTHGSWLWFVPALASSFMFFLCGLRQVHNAFHYAVGVAPRAHELLMFILSPLMMSAMHAVQWNHLRHHRHCMDDDDVEAMSARMPGWKALITGPQFPVRLHHAALTLAKPRIKNWIYLELAAMAAMVVLAFGVLDYGWLQYHVIAMTVGQCFSAFFAVWTVHHDCDRTHFIARTLRNSAKSFVSYDMFYHVEHHLFPAVPTCHLHRLASRLDVAAPELRSKGVW, from the coding sequence ATGGCCCTCGAGATTCTTCGCGACCCGCGCCTCGATCAGGTGGAGTGGCGCGATCTCTGCGACCTCTCGCGCCTCGAAGTCGCGTACGAGGTCGTGATCTACGTGCCGTGGCTCGTCGCTTCCTGCGCGTTCGCGTGGCTCGGCACGCATGGCAGCTGGCTCTGGTTCGTCCCTGCGCTCGCCAGCTCGTTCATGTTCTTCCTGTGCGGCCTGCGCCAGGTGCACAACGCCTTCCACTACGCGGTGGGCGTCGCGCCGCGCGCCCACGAGCTGCTCATGTTCATCCTCTCGCCGCTGATGATGAGCGCGATGCACGCGGTGCAGTGGAATCACCTGCGCCACCACCGCCACTGCATGGACGACGACGACGTCGAGGCGATGAGCGCGCGCATGCCGGGCTGGAAGGCCCTAATCACCGGGCCGCAGTTTCCCGTGCGCCTCCATCACGCAGCGCTCACGCTGGCGAAGCCGCGCATCAAGAACTGGATCTATCTCGAGCTCGCGGCCATGGCGGCGATGGTCGTGCTCGCGTTCGGCGTGCTCGACTACGGCTGGCTCCAATACCACGTGATCGCGATGACGGTGGGCCAATGCTTCTCCGCGTTCTTCGCGGTGTGGACCGTGCATCACGACTGCGACCGCACGCACTTCATCGCGCGCACGCTGCGCAATTCGGCCAAGTCGTTCGTCTCGTACGACATGTTCTATCACGTCGAGCACCACCTCTTTCCGGCGGTGCCGACTTGTCACTTGCATCGGCTCGCGTCGCGTCTCGACGTCGCTGCGCCCGAGCTACGCAGCAAGGGAGTTTGGTAG
- a CDS encoding DoxX family protein, producing the protein MPWLPASWPKRISLFVLAAFFVNAGISHFTNEAFFLRIVPPWLPAPLLMVQISGVAEIAGGIGILIPQLRWAAGIGLLALLVAVYPANIHMALYPQDYADIGTPAAFYFRLPLQFVAFAWTWWATKPEAPPPGS; encoded by the coding sequence ATGCCCTGGCTGCCCGCGTCCTGGCCGAAGCGCATCTCGCTGTTCGTGCTCGCCGCGTTCTTCGTGAACGCCGGCATCTCGCACTTCACGAACGAGGCGTTCTTCCTCCGCATCGTGCCGCCGTGGCTACCGGCGCCGCTGCTCATGGTGCAGATCAGCGGCGTCGCCGAGATCGCGGGGGGCATCGGCATCCTGATCCCGCAGCTGCGTTGGGCTGCCGGCATCGGGCTGCTCGCGCTGCTCGTCGCGGTCTATCCCGCGAACATCCACATGGCGCTGTACCCGCAGGACTACGCGGACATCGGCACGCCCGCGGCGTTCTACTTCCGGCTCCCGCTGCAGTTCGTCGCGTTCGCGTGGACGTGGTGGGCGACGAAGCCGGAGGCGCCGCCGCCCGGCAGCTGA
- a CDS encoding sel1 repeat family protein codes for MSSTKPASELRGADAKNLAELYNRIGSDLLDYEARTGWDVRALKEKLSFLNDCMCHNQDTGDYETGMRNEQHFNEVYRVLQGVEAERVHADALLADAARFFRMSAELGDPEGMWNWGWRLWLGQGVPRERATGESWWARAAMLGHSAARERVRELRAGTAR; via the coding sequence ATGTCTTCGACTAAACCTGCGAGCGAGCTTCGCGGAGCGGACGCCAAGAATCTCGCGGAGCTCTACAACCGGATCGGCTCCGACCTGCTCGACTACGAAGCGCGGACTGGATGGGACGTTCGAGCGCTGAAGGAGAAGCTCAGCTTTCTCAACGACTGCATGTGCCACAACCAGGACACCGGCGACTACGAGACCGGGATGCGCAACGAACAGCACTTCAACGAGGTGTATCGAGTGCTCCAGGGGGTCGAGGCGGAGCGCGTCCACGCCGATGCCCTTCTGGCGGACGCCGCGCGCTTCTTCCGGATGTCCGCAGAGCTCGGGGATCCAGAAGGCATGTGGAACTGGGGCTGGCGGCTCTGGCTCGGACAAGGCGTGCCTCGCGAACGAGCGACCGGCGAGTCTTGGTGGGCACGAGCGGCGATGCTGGGACACAGCGCGGCTCGCGAGCGAGTTCGCGAGCTCCGGGCGGGCACGGCGCGCTGA
- a CDS encoding pyridoxamine 5'-phosphate oxidase family protein: MSSLSMSPAQREQFLAGLHVGVLAIPDGARGPLTAPIWYGYRPGGEIEVVTGADSRKGKLLRVGVRVSFVAQTETSPYQYVSVEGPVTAVEPVRDREVVRALARRYLGEKGGDAYVAATWRSYEEDPNVLVRIKPERWLTVDYSSLASVLTRAD, encoded by the coding sequence ATGTCCTCGCTCTCCATGTCCCCCGCCCAGCGCGAGCAGTTTCTCGCGGGCCTGCACGTCGGCGTGCTCGCGATTCCCGACGGCGCGCGCGGGCCGCTCACGGCGCCGATCTGGTACGGCTACCGGCCCGGCGGCGAGATCGAAGTTGTTACGGGCGCCGACTCGCGCAAGGGCAAGCTGCTGCGCGTCGGCGTGCGCGTCTCGTTCGTCGCGCAGACCGAGACGTCGCCGTACCAGTACGTGAGCGTCGAGGGTCCAGTGACGGCAGTCGAGCCCGTGCGCGACCGCGAGGTCGTGCGCGCGCTCGCGCGGCGCTACCTCGGCGAGAAGGGCGGCGACGCCTATGTGGCGGCGACTTGGCGCAGCTACGAAGAAGACCCGAACGTGCTCGTGCGCATCAAGCCCGAGCGCTGGCTGACGGTCGATTACTCGAGCCTCGCGAGCGTGCTCACTCGCGCTGATTAG
- a CDS encoding epoxide hydrolase — protein MSDPAAIRPFKIEVPDAALADLRDRLARTRWPDQIAGTGWDYGTELAYLRSLCDYWRSEYDWRAQEAALNRWPQFTTDVDGERLHFIHAKSKHADAFPLLITHGWPGSVVEFQKILPLLTDPTAHGGRAEDAFHVICPSMPGYGFSGPTHSRGWDPERIARAEIEIMHRLGYVKYGAQGGDWGAIVTPWIAKLDPAHCAGIHLNMLLVLQPPDAKPDALSEAEQKRLAYSNDFNATGTGYQAIQGTKPQTLAYGLTDSPAGLAGWISEKFRAWGDCPGGDIERAFTKDELLTNISVYWFTGTINSSTRLYYEQRKSGRLAIMDGKIATPTGCAVFPKELYNAPRAWAERAYHITHWSTFESGGHFAAMERPRELAGDLRKFFATVR, from the coding sequence ATGTCCGACCCCGCCGCGATTCGTCCGTTCAAGATCGAAGTGCCCGATGCCGCGCTCGCGGATCTGCGCGATCGCCTCGCGCGCACGCGCTGGCCCGATCAGATCGCCGGCACGGGCTGGGACTACGGCACCGAGCTCGCCTACCTGCGGAGCCTCTGTGATTACTGGCGCAGCGAGTACGACTGGCGCGCGCAGGAAGCGGCGCTGAATCGCTGGCCGCAGTTCACCACCGACGTCGACGGCGAGCGCCTTCACTTCATCCACGCGAAATCGAAGCACGCGGACGCGTTTCCGCTGCTCATCACGCACGGCTGGCCGGGCTCGGTGGTCGAGTTCCAGAAGATCCTGCCGCTACTCACCGACCCGACTGCGCACGGCGGCCGCGCCGAAGATGCGTTCCACGTGATCTGTCCGTCGATGCCGGGCTACGGCTTCTCGGGGCCGACGCACTCGCGCGGCTGGGATCCCGAGCGCATCGCGCGCGCCGAGATCGAGATCATGCACCGCCTCGGCTACGTGAAGTACGGCGCACAGGGCGGCGACTGGGGCGCGATCGTGACGCCGTGGATCGCGAAGCTCGATCCTGCGCACTGCGCGGGCATTCACCTGAACATGCTGCTCGTGCTGCAGCCGCCCGATGCGAAGCCGGATGCGCTGAGCGAAGCCGAGCAGAAGCGCCTCGCCTACTCGAACGACTTCAACGCGACCGGCACGGGTTATCAGGCGATCCAAGGCACGAAGCCGCAGACCCTCGCCTACGGCCTAACAGATTCACCGGCGGGGCTCGCGGGCTGGATCAGCGAGAAGTTTCGCGCCTGGGGCGACTGCCCCGGCGGCGACATCGAGCGCGCGTTCACGAAGGACGAGCTGCTCACGAACATCTCCGTGTACTGGTTTACCGGCACGATCAATTCCTCGACGCGGCTCTACTACGAACAACGCAAGAGCGGCCGCCTCGCGATCATGGACGGCAAGATCGCGACGCCGACCGGCTGCGCCGTCTTCCCGAAGGAGCTCTACAACGCGCCGCGCGCGTGGGCCGAGCGCGCCTACCACATCACGCACTGGTCCACGTTCGAGAGCGGCGGCCACTTCGCGGCGATGGAGCGCCCGCGCGAGCTGGCGGGGGATCTGCGGAAGTTCTTCGCGACGGTTCGCTGA
- a CDS encoding nitrile hydratase subunit beta produces the protein MTDIHDLGGRRGFGRIPHEVREPVFHARWEGRVLGLVYSAVGLRWINVDAFRHGVERMDPRRYLLASYYERWLTSLETVLPEAGVLARGYAPPPASGAAHPFQRSLPQPPRFTVGAPVRVNERTPHRHCRIPGYVAARRGVVAKLCGGFVFPDTNAHGEGEQPQHLYTVRFDARELWGESAEPGASVYVDLFEPYLEVVTESARHVA, from the coding sequence GTGACCGACATCCACGACCTCGGCGGCCGGCGAGGTTTCGGGCGCATCCCGCACGAAGTCCGCGAGCCCGTGTTTCACGCGCGCTGGGAGGGCCGCGTGCTCGGCCTGGTCTACAGCGCAGTTGGTTTGCGCTGGATCAACGTCGATGCCTTTCGCCACGGCGTCGAGCGCATGGATCCGCGGCGCTACCTCCTCGCGAGTTATTACGAGCGCTGGCTCACCTCGCTCGAGACGGTGCTGCCCGAAGCCGGCGTACTCGCGCGCGGCTACGCGCCACCGCCCGCGAGCGGCGCGGCGCACCCGTTTCAGCGCAGTCTCCCGCAGCCGCCGCGCTTCACGGTGGGCGCTCCCGTGCGCGTGAACGAGCGCACGCCGCATCGCCACTGCCGCATCCCCGGCTACGTGGCCGCGCGACGCGGTGTGGTCGCGAAGCTTTGCGGCGGCTTCGTCTTCCCCGACACAAATGCCCACGGCGAAGGGGAGCAGCCGCAGCACCTCTACACCGTGCGCTTCGACGCGCGCGAGCTGTGGGGCGAGAGCGCCGAGCCCGGCGCGAGCGTGTACGTCGACTTGTTCGAGCCGTACCTGGAAGTTGTTACGGAGAGCGCGCGCCATGTCGCATGA
- a CDS encoding nitrile hydratase accessory protein — MSARDGALPREGALAPPRKNGELQFDEAWESRVFGLTMSLHEAGAFAWSEFQAALIASIAAWERSHGTSGEGYRYWERWLEAFEELAEAKGLLAHDAIEERTRALAARPPGWDHGH; from the coding sequence GTGAGCGCGCGCGACGGCGCTCTCCCGCGCGAGGGTGCGCTCGCGCCGCCGCGCAAGAACGGCGAGCTGCAGTTCGACGAGGCGTGGGAGAGCCGCGTCTTCGGGCTCACGATGTCGCTGCACGAGGCGGGCGCGTTTGCGTGGAGCGAGTTCCAGGCCGCACTGATCGCGTCGATCGCGGCCTGGGAGCGAAGCCACGGCACGAGCGGCGAGGGCTACCGCTACTGGGAGCGTTGGCTGGAGGCGTTCGAGGAGCTGGCCGAGGCGAAGGGCCTCCTCGCGCACGACGCGATCGAGGAGCGCACGCGAGCGCTGGCGGCGCGGCCACCGGGCTGGGATCACGGGCACTGA
- a CDS encoding phytanoyl-CoA dioxygenase family protein produces MSLTPHPWSRGFAWTPRTGPFVRITRAQAEQYDALGYVALEGALAPEVVAELVAHLDPLEAKTDAFLRAQPEQRFFIADAGAITFTVNPAGRDARLRELISSRPFAELAHDLLGTEVRLYWDQAVYKKSEKPRTFGWHQDNGYGFIEPQGYLTFWVALTDATLENGCLEVLPGMHRHGTFAHDTGASGIFLPLPEPLPPGLPSPVALPVSAGTIVAMSSLLPHRTGPNDTPDVRKAYVVQCCEERAVYWRGDVSKPAPESYEPVVQLPETRQWKLAF; encoded by the coding sequence ATGAGCCTCACGCCGCATCCGTGGTCGCGCGGTTTCGCTTGGACCCCGCGCACGGGGCCGTTCGTGCGCATCACCCGCGCGCAGGCGGAGCAGTACGACGCGCTCGGTTACGTCGCGCTCGAGGGCGCGCTTGCGCCCGAGGTCGTGGCGGAGCTCGTCGCGCACCTCGATCCGCTCGAGGCGAAGACCGACGCGTTCCTGCGCGCGCAGCCGGAGCAGCGCTTCTTCATCGCCGATGCGGGCGCGATCACGTTCACCGTGAATCCCGCGGGCCGCGACGCGCGCCTCCGCGAGCTGATCTCGTCGCGCCCATTCGCCGAGCTCGCGCACGACTTGTTGGGGACCGAGGTGCGCCTCTACTGGGACCAAGCCGTGTACAAGAAGAGCGAGAAGCCGCGCACGTTCGGCTGGCACCAGGACAACGGCTACGGCTTCATCGAGCCGCAGGGCTACCTCACGTTCTGGGTCGCCCTCACCGACGCGACGCTCGAGAACGGCTGCCTCGAAGTGCTGCCCGGGATGCACAGGCACGGCACCTTCGCGCACGACACCGGCGCGAGCGGGATCTTCCTCCCGCTGCCCGAGCCGCTGCCGCCGGGGCTGCCCTCGCCCGTCGCGCTGCCCGTGTCCGCGGGCACGATCGTCGCGATGTCCTCGCTGCTCCCGCACCGCACCGGCCCCAACGACACACCGGACGTGCGCAAGGCGTACGTCGTGCAGTGCTGCGAAGAGCGCGCCGTCTACTGGCGCGGCGACGTGAGCAAGCCCGCGCCCGAGAGCTACGAGCCCGTCGTCCAGCTGCCCGAAACGCGCCAGTGGAAGCTGGCGTTTTAG
- a CDS encoding DUF692 domain-containing protein: MGVGIGLRPKHYPEIAACDASGADFFEAISENFMIPGGRPLRILGEMRERRPLVLHGVSLDLGASDPLRRDYLDALAALAERFQPAWLSDHSCWTAHGNAHLHDLLPLPHTEEAVRHVAARIRTVQDRLGRRIAIENVSSYVRFTGDTLSEGEFIAAISREADCGILLDLNNFYVNAHNHGDDADRAVAALDPARVFQIHLAGPSENGALLIDTHDHPVRDEVWALYERALAKLGPVSTLIEWDEQIPAWERVVSEADRAREIVARVCGERAQRRAA; this comes from the coding sequence CTGGGCGTCGGCATCGGCCTGCGCCCGAAGCACTACCCGGAGATCGCGGCGTGCGACGCCTCGGGCGCGGACTTCTTCGAGGCGATCTCCGAGAACTTCATGATTCCTGGCGGACGCCCGCTGCGAATCCTCGGCGAGATGCGCGAGCGCCGGCCGCTCGTGCTGCACGGCGTCTCGCTCGACCTCGGCGCGAGCGATCCCTTGCGCCGCGACTATCTCGATGCGCTCGCCGCGCTCGCCGAGCGCTTCCAGCCCGCGTGGCTCTCGGATCACTCGTGCTGGACCGCGCACGGCAACGCGCACCTGCACGACTTGCTCCCGCTTCCGCACACCGAGGAAGCGGTGCGGCACGTCGCGGCGCGCATTCGCACCGTGCAAGACCGCCTCGGCCGCCGCATCGCGATCGAGAACGTGTCGAGCTACGTGCGCTTCACCGGCGACACGCTGAGCGAAGGCGAGTTCATCGCCGCGATCTCGCGCGAGGCCGACTGCGGAATCCTGCTCGACCTCAACAACTTCTACGTGAACGCGCACAACCACGGCGACGACGCGGACCGCGCGGTCGCCGCGCTCGATCCCGCGCGCGTCTTCCAGATCCACCTCGCGGGCCCGAGCGAGAACGGCGCGCTGCTGATCGACACCCACGACCACCCCGTGCGCGACGAGGTGTGGGCGCTCTACGAACGCGCCCTCGCGAAGCTCGGCCCCGTCTCGACGCTGATCGAGTGGGACGAGCAGATTCCCGCGTGGGAGCGCGTCGTCTCCGAAGCCGACCGCGCGCGAGAGATCGTTGCGCGCGTGTGCGGCGAGCGCGCGCAGCGCAGGGCCGCGTGA
- a CDS encoding molybdopterin-dependent oxidoreductase: MAITKKTTFCRVCEPACGLVASVENGELVALAPDKAHPITQGFACNKGIAGLDIHRDPDRLARPLKKQPDGSFAEISWDDAPREIAQRLRAIVDESGPDAVAAYIGNPSAFNTLAGPAIGSFFGQLGTRRSFSSGTQDCTNKFAASEQVFGTATLHPVPDIGNTHYLLVIGENPRVSHMSFLGIADPIAELKAAVKRGAAVRYVNPRRIEKPEAGTGEVTWIKPDTDTYFLAALIHEIFVAGLAKQDVLAAHGKHVEGLRAFVAKYSAERAARVTGISADELRAIARDFATAPAAAVHASTGLNMGRQGTLAYWLVQMLSFVTGNLDRRGGNLYSFGFYPAAKAGRVDPKREVFFDSPYGKMRRIRGSLPGNLLADEILSGQPRVRALVCVAGNPLLSVGGGEHLRKAFEQLDLLVVIDLYRSATGELAHYVLPATDMFERPDINITGLGMQYRPYVQYTDAVVAPRDERKPEWWILGRIEQELGFKSVLDAGESPDLFGRIGHMLKSRGHSLDELRASPHGIAFGELETGRFYEEWLQTPDQKVDCCPPLFAEALERCEAICRELEAERADQLKLITRRDSWMHNSWYHNVERMKRPGRLENPLHMNPEDAQRLGLAEGARVTCRSAHGALEATLAYDADLMPGVVSMTHGWGHAKTGMRVARKNPGVNANELLPIGVGSFEPLSNMAHMTGIPVEVSAASA, from the coding sequence ATGGCGATCACGAAGAAGACCACCTTCTGCCGCGTGTGTGAGCCGGCGTGCGGCCTCGTGGCGAGCGTCGAGAACGGCGAGCTCGTCGCGCTGGCGCCGGACAAGGCGCACCCGATCACGCAGGGGTTCGCGTGCAACAAGGGCATCGCGGGCCTCGACATCCACCGCGACCCCGATCGCCTCGCGCGGCCGCTGAAGAAGCAACCGGACGGCTCGTTCGCTGAGATCTCGTGGGACGATGCGCCGCGCGAGATCGCGCAGCGGCTGCGGGCGATCGTCGATGAGAGCGGCCCCGATGCGGTGGCGGCGTACATCGGCAACCCGAGCGCGTTCAACACGCTCGCCGGCCCCGCGATCGGCTCGTTCTTCGGTCAGCTCGGCACGCGGCGCTCGTTCAGCTCGGGCACGCAGGACTGCACCAACAAGTTCGCCGCGAGCGAGCAGGTGTTCGGCACTGCGACGCTGCATCCCGTGCCCGACATCGGGAACACGCACTACCTACTCGTGATCGGCGAGAACCCGCGCGTCTCGCACATGAGCTTCCTCGGCATCGCGGACCCGATCGCCGAGCTGAAGGCCGCGGTGAAGCGCGGCGCGGCGGTGCGCTACGTGAATCCGCGCCGCATCGAGAAGCCCGAGGCGGGCACGGGCGAAGTCACCTGGATCAAGCCCGACACCGACACGTACTTCCTCGCCGCGCTGATCCACGAGATCTTCGTCGCGGGCCTCGCGAAGCAGGACGTGCTTGCCGCGCACGGCAAGCACGTCGAAGGCCTGCGCGCGTTCGTCGCGAAGTACTCCGCCGAGCGCGCGGCGCGCGTCACGGGGATCTCCGCGGACGAGCTGCGCGCGATCGCACGCGACTTCGCGACGGCGCCGGCGGCCGCGGTGCACGCGAGCACCGGCCTCAACATGGGACGCCAGGGCACGCTCGCGTACTGGCTCGTGCAGATGCTCTCGTTTGTTACGGGAAATCTCGATCGCCGCGGCGGGAACCTCTACTCGTTCGGCTTCTACCCCGCGGCGAAGGCGGGCCGCGTCGACCCGAAGCGCGAGGTCTTCTTCGACTCGCCCTACGGAAAGATGCGCCGCATCCGCGGCTCGTTGCCGGGCAACTTGCTCGCCGACGAGATTCTCAGCGGCCAGCCGCGCGTGCGCGCGCTCGTGTGCGTCGCGGGCAACCCGCTGCTCTCGGTGGGCGGCGGCGAGCACCTGCGCAAGGCGTTCGAGCAGCTCGACCTGCTCGTCGTGATCGATCTCTACAGGAGCGCCACGGGCGAGCTCGCGCACTACGTGCTGCCAGCGACCGACATGTTCGAGCGCCCCGACATCAACATCACGGGGCTCGGCATGCAGTACCGGCCGTACGTGCAGTACACGGACGCCGTGGTTGCGCCGCGCGACGAGCGCAAGCCCGAGTGGTGGATCCTCGGGCGCATCGAGCAGGAATTGGGATTCAAGAGCGTGCTCGATGCCGGCGAGAGCCCGGACTTGTTCGGGCGCATCGGCCACATGCTGAAGAGCCGCGGGCACTCGCTGGACGAGCTGCGCGCGAGCCCGCACGGCATCGCGTTCGGCGAGCTCGAGACGGGGCGCTTCTACGAGGAGTGGCTGCAGACCCCCGATCAAAAAGTGGACTGCTGCCCGCCGCTGTTCGCCGAAGCGCTCGAGCGCTGCGAAGCCATCTGCCGCGAGCTCGAAGCGGAGCGCGCGGATCAGCTGAAGCTGATCACGCGCCGCGATTCCTGGATGCACAACAGCTGGTATCACAACGTCGAGCGCATGAAGCGCCCGGGCCGACTCGAGAATCCGCTGCACATGAACCCCGAGGACGCGCAGCGATTGGGCCTCGCCGAGGGCGCGCGCGTCACCTGCCGCAGCGCGCACGGCGCGCTCGAAGCGACGCTCGCCTACGACGCGGACCTGATGCCCGGCGTCGTCTCGATGACGCACGGCTGGGGCCACGCGAAGACGGGCATGCGCGTCGCGCGGAAGAATCCCGGCGTGAACGCGAACGAGCTGCTGCCGATCGGCGTGGGAAGCTTCGAGCCGCTCAGCAACATGGCGCACATGACGGGCATTCCCGTGGAGGTGAGCGCGGCGAGCGCATGA
- a CDS encoding saccharopine dehydrogenase NADP-binding domain-containing protein, producing the protein MRVVVIGAGGEMGARVCRALAGVGGASVLGVSRSARGPVGVAMERGDVGDAASIARLLGAGDLVVNCVGPFHYDPGSLVRACVAAGAHYCDLADDADFAERVRTAAREAGALLAGVCVCTSASTVPGLAGLFARELARAPRASEIASVAVYLSVGSANPVSAGLLASMLAPLGRQAAEGAPWFDELRALRTSSGRTLRFGSYPAAFAHGRVAVGAEPVPARFFFGFDRAALVALLHLASPLLALAPREALLHFARALLPFARALGVFGTPHGVLAVVAESALGEEIARIELSASARGLDIPAAPPAWIAARLARGDSLPAGVRELSELVPFADVVRWVSADAAYTLRARGLEL; encoded by the coding sequence TTGCGCGTCGTCGTGATTGGCGCGGGTGGGGAGATGGGCGCGCGGGTTTGTCGCGCGCTTGCTGGCGTGGGCGGCGCTTCGGTGCTCGGGGTGTCGCGCAGCGCGCGCGGGCCCGTAGGCGTTGCGATGGAGCGCGGCGACGTTGGAGATGCTGCGTCGATCGCGCGGTTGTTAGGGGCTGGGGATCTCGTCGTGAACTGCGTTGGGCCGTTTCACTATGACCCGGGGTCGCTGGTGCGAGCGTGTGTCGCGGCGGGGGCGCACTACTGCGATCTCGCGGACGACGCGGACTTCGCGGAGCGCGTGCGCACGGCGGCGCGGGAGGCGGGGGCGCTCCTCGCGGGTGTGTGCGTGTGCACGAGCGCCTCGACGGTGCCGGGCCTTGCCGGGCTTTTCGCGCGGGAGCTCGCGCGCGCGCCGCGTGCGAGCGAGATCGCGAGTGTCGCCGTCTACCTGAGCGTGGGCTCGGCGAATCCGGTGAGCGCGGGACTCCTCGCGAGCATGCTCGCGCCGCTCGGGCGCCAGGCCGCAGAGGGTGCGCCGTGGTTCGACGAGCTGCGCGCGCTGCGCACGAGCAGCGGCCGCACGCTCCGGTTCGGCTCGTATCCGGCGGCGTTCGCGCATGGGCGCGTTGCTGTCGGGGCGGAGCCGGTCCCCGCGCGCTTCTTCTTCGGCTTCGATCGGGCGGCGCTCGTCGCGCTGCTGCACCTCGCATCACCCCTGCTCGCGCTCGCGCCACGGGAGGCGCTCCTTCACTTCGCGCGCGCACTGCTTCCCTTCGCGCGCGCGCTCGGCGTCTTCGGGACGCCGCACGGCGTGCTCGCGGTCGTGGCCGAGAGCGCGCTGGGAGAAGAGATCGCGCGCATCGAGCTCTCGGCGAGCGCTCGTGGGCTCGACATTCCGGCGGCGCCGCCTGCCTGGATCGCGGCGCGCCTCGCGCGTGGCGACTCGCTGCCCGCCGGTGTGCGCGAGCTTTCCGAGCTCGTCCCGTTCGCGGATGTGGTGAGATGGGTGAGCGCAGATGCCGCCTACACGCTGCGCGCGAGAGGGCTCGAGCTGTGA
- the nthA gene encoding nitrile hydratase subunit alpha translates to MSHDHDDHGHDHGPTQLALRAEALLVERGLVTREGIDAIVARYEQEIGPLNGARVVARAWRDPAFKQRLLADGWSAICELELPTGGESTPIVVVENTPGVHNVVVCTLCSCYPSSLLGLPPGWYKSPPYRARVVREPRAVLRELGLELPASTEVRVWDSSAELRYMVLPEPPPGAERASEEELVPLISRDALIGVALAGAPK, encoded by the coding sequence ATGTCGCATGACCACGACGATCACGGCCACGATCACGGCCCCACGCAGCTCGCGCTGCGCGCGGAGGCGCTGCTCGTCGAGCGCGGTCTCGTCACGCGCGAAGGCATCGACGCGATCGTGGCGCGTTACGAGCAGGAGATCGGGCCGCTGAACGGCGCCCGGGTCGTCGCGCGCGCGTGGCGCGATCCGGCGTTCAAGCAGCGGCTTCTCGCCGACGGCTGGAGCGCTATCTGCGAGCTCGAGCTGCCGACGGGCGGCGAGAGCACGCCGATCGTGGTCGTGGAGAACACCCCGGGCGTGCACAACGTCGTCGTGTGCACGCTCTGCTCGTGTTACCCGTCGTCGTTGTTGGGCCTGCCGCCAGGCTGGTACAAGAGCCCGCCCTATCGCGCGCGCGTGGTGCGCGAGCCGCGCGCGGTGCTGCGCGAGCTCGGGCTCGAGCTGCCTGCGAGCACAGAGGTGCGCGTGTGGGACTCGAGCGCCGAGCTCCGGTACATGGTGCTGCCCGAGCCGCCGCCCGGCGCCGAGCGCGCGAGCGAAGAGGAGCTCGTGCCGCTGATCTCGCGCGATGCCCTGATCGGCGTCGCGCTCGCGGGCGCACCGAAGTGA
- a CDS encoding cistern family PEP-CTERM protein, with amino-acid sequence MLARAVLAAALLCLSAAASAVTIDSVGDAFTVDFAGSVGDDTLPGLTARASFVVTEFDAATGHVVLEITLTNTTDASIWESSRVSAIGFNADHPIVSASSSGLFSEAVTDGRFPGIRGLIDVCAIDNPNNCSGGGNGGVTLGQSGVVTMTLEFGGPITSLDLSRFVVRYQSLNSEQLDICDDSGVGEGVVVPEPRVLALLGIAGLALVGSRRRAA; translated from the coding sequence ATGCTCGCTCGCGCTGTTCTCGCTGCCGCTCTGCTCTGCCTCTCAGCCGCCGCCTCCGCAGTCACGATCGACTCGGTCGGCGACGCCTTCACCGTCGACTTCGCGGGTAGCGTGGGGGACGACACGCTGCCGGGTCTGACCGCGCGTGCCAGCTTCGTCGTCACCGAGTTCGACGCGGCGACCGGGCATGTCGTGCTCGAGATCACCCTCACCAACACCACTGACGCTTCGATCTGGGAGAGCTCCCGCGTTTCGGCGATCGGATTCAACGCCGATCACCCGATCGTGAGCGCCTCCTCGAGCGGGCTCTTCTCGGAGGCCGTGACGGACGGCCGCTTCCCAGGAATCCGCGGTCTGATCGATGTTTGCGCGATCGACAACCCGAACAACTGCTCAGGCGGTGGAAACGGCGGCGTCACGCTCGGCCAGAGCGGCGTCGTCACCATGACGCTGGAGTTCGGCGGCCCGATCACGTCGCTCGACCTGTCGCGCTTCGTCGTGCGGTACCAGTCGCTCAACTCCGAGCAGCTCGACATCTGCGACGACTCCGGCGTCGGCGAAGGCGTGGTCGTTCCCGAGCCGCGCGTACTCGCGCTCCTCGGCATCGCCGGCCTCGCGCTCGTGGGCTCGCGCAGGCGCGCGGCCTGA